One segment of Phycisphaerales bacterium DNA contains the following:
- a CDS encoding FUSC family protein — protein sequence MKPVPGRWKRALRISLTSMIGLIVALMLHIEEPYWTLVTIYMLSMPTVGSTITRMLQRILGTAIGALIGVMIASAFPQEPAALILAFAAALFVFLYVGLVQAVAPYAMYLGAVTIILITSSIWDNPGNVPASAWERFENVTLGVIVSTFGYLLFWPVTAKSGLVESMCDKLRRSSVRIDDLLKVCENNTTKEIELTPLLHTNLLATQINLLHEAELEDQYIRKRRDCILSLMTAIDQIATQTVALQRGFSLGHMESTSEDLKRKIMKGLSMVRDVCDQMICDLKNNEIEKAPNNAPIRQLADEIDELVTSNESPEVIPLAVAVGVLLGNAANAPEVLAWWAGGTPKDKYDNPLKDTRLWRPVSQLVRDIDRKAFLTATKGVLAATVAVILASLTEWQSVGATAMVSTIIVIQPTVGASRAKSLLRISGCIVGSVIGVVGIIILSPNTIDVAWFVLFVGGFSWLAGWIMGGSARTSYAGVQLGLAASIAMVTLAPSDDVMGGLDRVFGIFLGILIALPVVRYFYPVSAARELLEAISEAIRTIASGLNMGLGELSEEQRARPTKGYRYRVSWLLADAYRFREEARLEQDLTPRDWCPALEVISCLQECMLMMMLLIRNRLRHGVRDHLSNMPEFVMLREGMMARLNEIADYLCDGEPLSPSNMNELYKRAEERIKGRKEEYLLEMKQQLTVITASLGYYESLVKWIEKIEIAVENTREAYPPKVLRRRFSRPSLERKSPVA from the coding sequence TTGAAGCCAGTTCCTGGCAGGTGGAAGCGAGCCCTTCGCATCAGTCTCACCAGCATGATTGGCCTTATCGTTGCTCTCATGCTTCATATAGAAGAGCCGTATTGGACCTTGGTGACCATTTATATGCTGTCGATGCCGACTGTCGGATCGACCATTACCCGAATGTTGCAACGCATCCTTGGAACAGCTATTGGCGCCCTGATAGGTGTCATGATTGCTTCGGCTTTTCCTCAAGAGCCTGCAGCACTCATACTGGCTTTTGCAGCGGCGTTATTCGTTTTTCTATACGTCGGATTGGTACAGGCTGTCGCGCCATACGCCATGTATCTTGGTGCAGTCACCATCATTTTAATTACATCTTCGATATGGGACAATCCTGGGAACGTGCCAGCAAGCGCCTGGGAACGTTTTGAAAATGTGACGCTTGGCGTCATTGTGTCTACATTCGGTTATTTGCTTTTTTGGCCAGTGACAGCAAAGTCGGGTTTAGTCGAATCAATGTGTGACAAGCTGAGAAGATCTTCTGTTCGTATAGATGATCTTCTCAAAGTGTGCGAAAACAATACCACCAAAGAGATCGAGTTGACGCCACTGCTGCACACCAACTTGTTGGCAACGCAGATAAATTTGTTGCATGAAGCTGAGCTAGAAGATCAATATATTCGAAAGCGACGTGATTGTATTTTGTCGCTCATGACTGCAATTGATCAAATCGCAACACAAACAGTCGCTCTTCAACGTGGTTTTTCGCTTGGGCATATGGAGTCTACATCAGAGGATCTGAAACGCAAGATCATGAAGGGACTCTCCATGGTGCGAGACGTTTGCGATCAAATGATCTGTGATCTAAAAAATAATGAAATCGAAAAGGCACCAAATAATGCCCCAATACGTCAACTCGCAGATGAAATTGATGAGCTGGTTACATCAAATGAATCACCGGAGGTGATTCCGTTGGCTGTTGCAGTCGGTGTTTTGCTGGGTAACGCGGCGAATGCTCCGGAAGTACTAGCTTGGTGGGCAGGTGGCACGCCAAAAGATAAGTATGACAATCCACTCAAAGACACAAGGTTGTGGCGCCCAGTGAGCCAACTGGTGAGAGACATTGATAGAAAAGCTTTTTTGACCGCGACGAAAGGAGTGCTTGCTGCGACAGTGGCGGTCATCTTAGCCTCGCTTACAGAGTGGCAGAGTGTGGGCGCAACTGCCATGGTGTCGACCATTATCGTGATACAGCCGACGGTAGGGGCCTCGCGCGCTAAATCGCTGCTTCGAATATCCGGTTGTATTGTTGGTTCTGTCATTGGTGTTGTCGGTATTATTATTCTGAGTCCAAATACCATAGACGTGGCTTGGTTTGTTTTGTTTGTAGGTGGATTTTCATGGCTTGCCGGCTGGATTATGGGTGGATCAGCTCGCACATCTTATGCCGGTGTACAGTTGGGTTTAGCTGCTTCAATTGCAATGGTGACACTCGCGCCGAGTGATGATGTGATGGGTGGACTCGATCGAGTGTTTGGAATTTTTCTAGGTATTCTTATTGCGCTACCAGTTGTGCGGTACTTTTATCCAGTCTCTGCAGCAAGAGAACTACTTGAGGCTATTTCAGAAGCAATCCGTACAATTGCAAGTGGGCTGAATATGGGATTAGGTGAACTCAGTGAAGAGCAGCGGGCGCGACCTACAAAAGGGTACCGATATCGAGTGAGTTGGCTCTTGGCCGATGCGTATCGTTTTCGTGAAGAAGCACGCCTTGAGCAGGACCTCACGCCACGAGATTGGTGTCCGGCATTAGAGGTAATTAGTTGTCTTCAAGAGTGCATGTTAATGATGATGCTTCTGATACGTAATCGACTCCGACATGGTGTCCGAGACCATCTCAGTAACATGCCTGAGTTTGTCATGCTGCGCGAAGGAATGATGGCTCGATTGAATGAAATTGCTGATTATCTTTGTGATGGTGAACCTCTATCGCCCTCAAATATGAATGAGTTATATAAGCGGGCGGAAGAGCGAATTAAAGGTAGGAAAGAAGAGTACTTGTTGGAAATGAAACAACAATTGACGGTCATAACCGCTTCCTTAGGTTACTACGAATCGCTGGTAAAGTGGATTGAGAAGATAGAAATCGCTGTTGAGAATACGCGTGAAGCTTATCCACCTAAAGTATTGCGGCGGCGGTTTTCACGGCCATCTTTGGAGCGCAAGTCTCCAGTTGCATAA
- a CDS encoding TolC family protein: MHKTEKTLIGIFTAGLLVINGCGPGPMAEWDPYAFSPPTPVASWSPEWWPQQQRPKNLQPSPQQEMTPHGLPSNPTLDNVPELIDLTIAADLALLNSPKTRQAWAAARAAAAEYGISRAAWYPTMTAWIQAIYGRQVLGLGGEQNVLQLDQLDTGPGVTATWTVLDFGRREAADDQMKYALIAANYDFNREIQKVLFDVQTHFFTLEAADGLLTAALSDLTLAETVLQGSEEQLLVGLATMPQVLLARQRFALASYEVEQARADVHSSRANLLTAMGLRPDVRIAFELNSETPLPDELPIDLDQLVELAFAMRPDLTAAVAEVRATEAGIQFAEAMLRPQIDFEGMFGLNYAKYHIDDIVTPPADGDYFSPIWSVGVVGSWIFFEGGALDNNVRLARAQHQQALAHLDEIRLDAAGEVWDAFFNYEAATRRYQWSEALLESSQESADAIEASFSVGLSTLPEVLAAQYSLADAQSTRITSRADLLTASAALIYATGDLRSKDGRENRRRNTLGG; this comes from the coding sequence ATGCATAAAACTGAAAAAACACTGATTGGTATCTTCACGGCTGGACTCTTAGTTATTAATGGTTGTGGCCCAGGGCCAATGGCTGAATGGGATCCATATGCTTTCTCTCCACCGACACCTGTGGCTTCATGGTCACCGGAGTGGTGGCCCCAACAACAACGCCCCAAAAACTTACAGCCATCCCCTCAACAAGAAATGACGCCTCATGGCCTACCATCCAATCCAACCCTTGACAATGTTCCTGAACTGATCGATCTGACAATCGCTGCAGACTTGGCTTTACTTAATAGCCCTAAAACACGCCAAGCCTGGGCGGCGGCTCGAGCAGCCGCCGCTGAATACGGTATCTCGAGAGCGGCGTGGTATCCGACAATGACAGCCTGGATTCAGGCAATCTATGGCCGTCAGGTTCTTGGGCTTGGTGGCGAACAAAATGTCTTACAGCTCGACCAGCTCGATACAGGCCCAGGCGTGACTGCAACCTGGACTGTCTTAGATTTTGGTCGTCGCGAGGCAGCAGACGACCAGATGAAATATGCCCTGATTGCGGCAAACTACGATTTCAACCGCGAAATCCAAAAGGTTTTGTTTGATGTACAAACTCACTTCTTCACTCTGGAAGCTGCTGATGGTTTATTGACCGCTGCGCTAAGTGATCTCACCCTAGCAGAAACTGTTTTGCAAGGATCAGAAGAACAACTGCTCGTGGGCCTAGCAACAATGCCGCAAGTTCTTCTCGCAAGGCAACGATTTGCCCTTGCCAGTTATGAGGTTGAACAAGCTCGTGCTGATGTGCATAGTTCTCGTGCCAATTTGTTAACCGCTATGGGGCTTCGGCCAGATGTTCGCATCGCATTTGAACTCAATAGCGAAACACCGCTACCCGATGAACTGCCTATCGATCTCGACCAACTCGTGGAACTGGCATTCGCCATGCGCCCTGATCTTACCGCGGCTGTCGCTGAAGTCCGTGCAACTGAGGCCGGTATTCAATTTGCAGAGGCGATGCTACGACCGCAAATTGACTTTGAGGGAATGTTTGGCCTCAACTATGCCAAATATCACATCGATGATATTGTCACGCCTCCCGCAGATGGTGATTATTTCTCACCGATTTGGTCTGTCGGGGTTGTTGGATCGTGGATTTTCTTTGAAGGTGGTGCTCTTGATAACAATGTGCGCCTTGCGCGAGCTCAACATCAACAGGCACTAGCACATCTCGATGAAATAAGACTGGATGCTGCTGGTGAAGTGTGGGACGCTTTTTTTAATTATGAAGCAGCGACGCGACGCTATCAGTGGTCAGAAGCACTTCTAGAAAGCTCACAAGAGTCCGCCGATGCCATTGAGGCTTCATTCAGCGTTGGCTTAAGTACGCTTCCCGAAGTGCTCGCAGCACAATACAGTCTTGCAGATGCGCAATCGACGCGTATTACAAGTCGCGCCGACTTACTGACCGCTTCAGCAGCACTGATTTATGCAACTGGAGACTTGCGCTCCAAAGATGGCCGTGAAAACCGCCGCCGCAATACTTTAGGTGGATAA